The Diadema setosum chromosome 4, eeDiaSeto1, whole genome shotgun sequence genome window below encodes:
- the LOC140227857 gene encoding protein rolling stone-like — protein sequence MVNSSSDGNPPKVHIGIMGICPLSRNPDKFRYQIQWFLFNITTTPCIFLSVFDWWFWFYSTTKRVPTLFSVSNLHLPTAICLIEIFVTLIVVRFVHVVYPMLYLIMYFFFAVIYWAAGGTDMFGNNYIFFLLDFGNYPYIAAATVVAGFCATLLFQAILKGLYAIRVRCMDSNRTGDVSPTDEVSVVELGSMSM from the exons atgGTAAACAGTTCTAGTGACGGCAATCCCCCGAAGGTCCATATCGGTATTATGGGAATTTGCCCTCTGTCGCGAAACCCAG ATAAGTTTCGGTACCAGATTCAATGGTTTCTCTTCAACATCACAACCACTCCTTGCATCTTCCTATCCGTTTTCGACTGGTGGTTTTGGTTCTATTCAACAACGAAAAGAGTGCCGACCCTGTTTTCAGTCAGCAATCTTCACCTTCCCACCGCCATCTGCCTGATCGAAATCTTCGTCACCCTGATCGTCGTCCGCTTTGTACACGTGGTCTACCCAATGCTGTACCTGATCATGTACTTCTTCTTCGCTGTTATCTACTGGGCGGCTGGGGGAACGGACATGTTCGGAAACaactacatttttttcttgctcGACTTCGGAAACTATCCCTACATTGCGGCCGCGACTGTGGTGGCCGGATTCTGTGCAACGCTGCTGTTTCAGGCTATTTTGAAAGGGTTGTACGCCATCCGTGTCCGGTGTATGGATAGTAACAGAACAGGAGACGTTTCCCCTACAGATGAGGTGTCAGTTGTTGAGCTCGGATCAATGAGCATGTAG